A segment of the Trifolium pratense cultivar HEN17-A07 linkage group LG7, ARS_RC_1.1, whole genome shotgun sequence genome:
attaaaaaaagacaaatatgATATGACGAATAATAATAATGAGGAATTACAATCatccaaaaaattaatatgacctctgtccctaattataagatcctgtttgacaaaaatatactatttatttaccttgttttgaccgtatttttttaataatatataaatgtaaatattagcatataagatcttgttcaatttgttttgatgaatattttcaaaatattaagtttttataatttttactaatagacaattacaGATATTAGTAATCAAAATTGTACATTGACATACGTGTAGTGGTCAAACagaatcttataattagggacagagGTAATGCATTATCTTTTAAGTCAATTACTTTTTTGACTGTTTACCCTCCCGGCATTGCCTTGTGAGTATACGCCAAAGAAGGTTTTTTTGCTTAGGAGGAATATGTAGATTCCAAAGTTTATCCCGCAATGTAACAAATGACATTAAACATTTTACTcctttaacaaaaataaataaataaaaaatctgttATCTAAAACAAAGGAACGAAGACAAAGCCATCCAcgtcaaattaatattttatgtcctaattattttttttggttattatGATATTGATTCGAAGTTTTTACTTTTGTTAATGATGAATAATTTTACTTACCAAAAAATGATGATTAATTTTAGTCGATCTGAAAATTTGTGGGACACACAAAATATGATATGACGAATAATAATAATGAGGAATTACAATCATCCAAAAAATTAATACGACctctgtccctaattataagatcctgtttgacaaaaatatactattcatttaccttgttttgaccgtatttttttaataatatataaatgtaaatattagcatataagatcttgttcaatttgttttgatgagtattttcaaaatattaagtttttataatttttactaatagacaattacagatattagtgatcaaaattgtgcattaacATACGTGTAGTGGTCAAACAGAATCTGTGTATCTTTTAAGTCAATTACTTTTTTTGACTGTTTACCCTCCCGGCATTGTCTTGTGAGTATACGCCAAAGAAGGTTTTTTTGCTTAGGAGGAATATGTAGATTCCAAAGTTTATCCCGCATAGAATGTAACAAATGACATTAAACATTTTACTcctttaacaaaattaaataaataaaaaatctgttATCTAAAACAAAGGAACGAAGACAAAGCCATCCAcgtcaaattaatattttatgtcctaattattttttggttattATGATATTGATTCGAAGTTTTTACTTTTGTTAATGATGAATAATTttacttaccaaaaaaatgaTGACTAATTTTAATCGATCTGGAAATTTGTGGGACACacaaaatatatgttttttctcTCAATTGAATTTTTCATACACATTAATTAAAAATCGAACATCTAACTACATGCTTAATACGACTAAAATCTTTACCACTTAATACGACTAAAATCTTTACCACTTGTTAGTTAAATTTTTATCTTATTACatgtaaaatttaaataaaatattactattacacacaaaatatataataacattaattatatataagaagTTTTCTCTCTCGACCCCcgcatttcttttctacccctgaattttcatttttgccttggggtactgcggtttatacgaaccgaatttttttgtcatgctaaattgtgttccaaattttgtttccagatttcctgcataaattctgcatatgagaccctcaacttccacaatttatttgaaatactaaacgatgtccgatttgagtaaacgatcACTCGTcagaaagcttagggtgtcaagaatacaaatataatttttgttttgagggttaattTTCCAATTGGTCCAGTTTGActaaataatgggtactggtacagaaacagagcagaaacttttctcaaacttgtaggttgattttctcatactatacttaatgaaatttaacaattccggtgtcaatcctgtagtaaatattgtcttctttacactagattaaaaatcattagcatacgacttatattcagagagatatgctaaatttatcacaacaggtatctctacaacattttgcataaacttttctcaaacttgtaggtagattttatCATACTATActtcatgaaatttaacaattccggtgtcaatcttgtagtaaatatTGTCTtttttacactagattaaaaatcattagcatacgacttatattcagagagatatgctaaatttatcacaacaggtagctctacacgaattttcacataaatctttcttctttttggggggtaaatttatgttattttggtttatataaaccgaatttttttccatgtttaaaaatttcggttcgtagaaaccgaaataagttggccaaattttttcaaaccaCAAGgagcaaaatgagatttttggggtataaaagaaaggcggggtcgggagagaaaacttctaTATATAATACTTGTGTACGCTTATGAAGGTTTATATCACCATTCTCTTTTCAGCATAATATTAAAGAATggcatcatcttcatcatcatcttctaaTAATTCTCAAGAAAAACATGAAGTGTTTCTTAGTTTTAGAGGAGAGGACACAAGAAAAACTTTCACTAGCCATCTTCATGCTGCTTTAAAAAGGGTAGAGATAGCAACTTTCATAGACTACAACCTTGAAAGAGGGGATGAAATTTCAGGGACACTTCTAAGAGCTATTGAAGATTCAAAGCTTTCAGTGATTGTGTTCTCAAAGAACTTTGCAACATCTAAATGGTGTTTAGATgaagttaaaaaaatagttgattGTAAAAAACATAGGGGTCAAATTGTAGTGCCtatattttatgatatagaACCTACACATGTGAGGAATCAAACAGGAACCTTTGAAAGTGCATTCAATGGACATCAAGTGAGGTTTTTTGATAGGCCAAATAAGGTACAAAAATGGAGAGATGCGTTGAGAGAAGCAACCAATCTCTCTGGATGGGATTGCTCTGTTGACAGGTACTACTCCAATCttaaatatatgtaaaattcGGTCAAAAAGTAAATTGATATACTCGgtctaaaatttgttttatgtaTATTCGTTTTGGCATAAACCGGATATCATCTGCGTGCAACTGTAGTGACTAATCGCTGAAGCCTTGTGGGACATAAATAAGTGGCAAATGATTTTAAGATTGTTGTATGCCAAAGTCAGGATCGAACCAAAAACTTTTGTTAAGTTCGAAGAGATTTGCAACCTTGATTAATCTAgtataatttaatcaatatttCACAATTTCAATCTCAAACACTAAATTTTGATTGGAGGATCGCTAGCAGTTACTGCGTTAAATCTATTTCATAATAGATTAGGGTTCCCTCACACTCACACATTCGGGAAATCAAAGGATCGGACGGctcagtattttttttattttaaaacaaatcagACCGGccatataaaattactattttaatatattattactgATCATCAATATATGTTCATTATATTTGTGATCTATAGGTTGGAATCTGAAATTGTTGAAGAGATTGCAATGGATGTGCTAGGAAAATTAAATCGTGTATATGTTGGTGATTTAgatgaacaaattaaaaagttTGAGCAACTTGCAGAACTTCAAAAGCAATATTTTATAGGTACACCTCATGGAGCACATTGGCAAAGATATCAAGAAACCGTCAAACAAATCAGAAAACTTCAAATGGAAAGACATCAACGTTTGCTCCGCATACCATCCACCATGTCTTCACATGTTGATGATTCCAATGCGAAcaatgatttttataatatgtGGTCTAACGTATTCAGGTTCTAGTACTTCATCATACTTTTTATAAGTCACAAATGAATTAATAGAACTTGATctatttaggcttaattagtaaaatggtcccttaaagatatttttggtttcacattggtcccttaaagaaaaaaaggtctgaataggtcccttaaagaaaaaaatatccgaataggtcccttaaagagatgttcgttaatcagtttggtcctattcggacatttttttaggaaccaaactgattaacagagatgtctttaaggaacctattcagacctttttttctttaatggacctattcagacatttttttctttaagggaccaatctgaaatcaaaaatatctttaagggaccattttactaattaagtcaTCTATTTAACTTATATATAGACTAAGGTACTGTTTGGCCtgctttttttcctcttcttttgagcttatgcaaacggcacaatttttatgtattattataagtttttcaatgtagtttatgataaaatagcttataatcACTAACActtgatatattttttgttaaaattacaAATACAATAGATAATAGATTGTCATTATTGGTTCGATACTAAAGAACACAATGATTATTTCACACCTTAACTATATAATATGAAAGTTTATGGTAGCTACTTCAAATAAAACAGTTCCAAGCTTCAAAATACTTCTTTTTCATTCAAACTTGGCCATGCTTATTGCTCATTTCTTATTTCATTTCCATAATCACCATAACACAAGGTGCAACTCATTAAAACATtgacataatcatcatcatGGAGGTAAAACAACTTGTTGGCACAATATGAGATCCGAAATGGTCTTTCCATGCCGATCAATTCTTCGCGAACAGTTGACACCGCCGTCTAAGATGTTCCTAACAACAATATTCAATGATTGGATTCCCTTAACTTCATATATCTCCACTTTAACATTTTCACTGACCCATTTATCTCTTTGATCTCTTGCATCTAAATCAGAATAAGGTGACAAATCCAGAAGAGGTGAAACAACCGATTTTATCCATTGAGATGTGATAAATGGTTTCAACCTCTCAATATCAGGAGGAAAATGTGGGATGAGAGAAAAATTTATGTCATTTCCTTTATCTCCAGCTCTGCTATGTGCTACATTGTAAAGTTGAATCTTCTGACCTGATGGAGCCGGAGTGCTACTTCTACAAGGCGAAACAAATTCCGTGGAGGATTTTTCGGTTTCGGCTTGTGACTTTGGTTGCAATGTCGGTATGTGCTTCAGAT
Coding sequences within it:
- the LOC123896208 gene encoding TMV resistance protein N-like; amino-acid sequence: MASSSSSSSNNSQEKHEVFLSFRGEDTRKTFTSHLHAALKRVEIATFIDYNLERGDEISGTLLRAIEDSKLSVIVFSKNFATSKWCLDEVKKIVDCKKHRGQIVVPIFYDIEPTHVRNQTGTFESAFNGHQVRFFDRPNKVQKWRDALREATNLSGWDCSVDRLESEIVEEIAMDVLGKLNRVYVGDLDEQIKKFEQLAELQKQYFIGTPHGAHWQRYQETVKQIRKLQMERHQRLLRIPSTMSSHVDDSNANNDFYNMWSNVFRF